In Miscanthus floridulus cultivar M001 chromosome 8, ASM1932011v1, whole genome shotgun sequence, the sequence cttatcatgctctcaagatcaagatcacgtacactccacatatacctgctgctcctacactaggagtacataacaacatgttttccatccacccaaaaatgttctactcatatattgggaatagacacaaaaataagtttgttaggatgaatgctccaagttcttgtaaatgtctctcttgaaaagtttcaattatagaaaagagacatggactatgcaaaagttattcatgaaagaaagaaaaagtattgaaaaaatagacaagtgttcgagatattgaaaacaatgggtacttagatgcccgcctgaaaaaaaagagagatgaataagatagcccatgttttcctacaaagtattttcaagtttcaaacaagagatatatgtttcaaggagcatagtagaattaggatagcTACCATATACATATCctcacacatgcacatcttgatctaagagtgtgacatttttctccttggatccttgttttgattTAGAATATATGCAACGCAAGTATGATTTCATTTTGAttcctacctgagctccacataagcttttagaagtagacaaaaagaaggcaaaatcattaatgccttggtgaggatccaaaaatattaCATATATAGAGTGATTTGATAGTACTACAAGAGGAGAatgtaagctatgttttgttttcaaaaatcttaaaatgtttctccaattgacttgactgaaggaagatggtgatctatttCAAGCCGTTCCATTCTTGAAccacccaaagtttcatggtagacactttgaatcccacagtgcatgcatgactaggaatggttttatgttgatgtcttgtcccaaggttatgtcctgagtaatccatccttttagcGAGgataagtaaaagcctaagtgtgggggagttcattgacggtagttaacattcatcataaaccgtcaacataacttgcataaatggctaaaatggatcaccactgccgacttaggggtttaaactgacaaattctatgagttttggtaaatctgtgtTGTTAgtaggatttaattagaaaattgtcgaggaggacctattcgtcaaggGAAATCATGGAATTCTACCGCGTAAACAAcgtaggaagactctagaagactccagaaggcaaatcACTGAAGCGGGGCCTGAGCCATTGACaagtggggccggccagccccacctgcaGGCTGGCTGGCCTATGGGGTCCACCTGGCAATCCCTCatcgttatgtcggttctccatcgccttaaggattgcatctccgccgtttattcaagttggtttgattcaagggctcaggattgacgctctagcctatatatacctgccAGCACCCCCCTCCAAAACATCCatgcatttgatcctaagagcctgAGGGCCAGAAATCCTAATCCATATCTCCACCAGGATTAGagttagcaatcaagagaagattagtcatcAATAGGATCCAGtattgtattagagatagagatagagtgagaggaaagagtgttggaggagtcctggcctgtcggtgctctctctacggcttgtaccctggcggaatcaagttcttgagcttgcttctgagatttctctggtaatcaacttctaactcaagtaagcatcttgttcatattgttctttaggtttatgactctcttttgagtactttaatccttgtagctcctgggttaaagtagtattcatagtgtaagcgtggtgcttatactcggttactcgtggatgtactcTACTTTTCGGATTGGTgatagctcgcgagggtgactcttatagccttgttgaatcctttgtagtccatctcccgttagtaggcctagcagaacCTTGTTACTATAGAAgacatactctgcctgtgttttctctagtaatatcctcagaattgaacaatagaagacaaagcttaccgaagttagaactagaagaccttagcagtctcctctacgctcctattatctagccttgattgtgaaattgggttaagttagatttggttattgtCACACATGTTTCCTCAGGTTCGATATAAATCtgggtactcccggtgaagtgctacatcggtataatatccgtgcgcttgcggattactctatgtgcattaatttataccaacagtcCTCCTGAACTGTCACATTATGGTATAATATGTGGATTTTCCTTCAAGAAAATCATGGATTGTTTCACTCATCCACATGGATATGTGCACCCACACCATCGTTGGTGGGCTAGGAACCATAGCAAGGGCACAATGTGTAATAGCGTGCACATGTAGGGCTTGTTTGGGGGGAGGGGAGCGTTTGCTTCGATTCTAAGTGAGATAAGCAATTTAATCTCGCCAAACACCAAGCGATGGGGGGGCTGAACATGAACACGCATTTATGACTAGGAGTCCTCGCAGGTGTTCGCGATGGTTGGTCGAAACGTGTGCAGGTGTCCACGATTTGGAAAACGCTCATGTTTTCCGTGCCCGCCCTGGCCTCATCCGTGTGCTCGCCCCCTTCTCTCCCTCCTGTGCGGGTGCCACACCGCagcgccatcgccatcgccaccTCCCTCCACCCGCATCGGCTCTCTGGCCTAGTTGTCGCTTCCCTAGGCGTAGATCTGCCGCCGGCGGGCAGGACCCTACCAGATCTGGCCTCCACCGTCGGCTCCCTCCCACAACCTTGAATACCTCCCCACCGCAAGCTCCAAAGGCGCCCGACCTCCGCCTGGAGCTCCTCCCCCTCCCTGGAGCACGGTCGGATTTCTGAGCTCCTGCGTCGAttttgaagaagaaggaccaggTTGTAAATAAAAACTTTTATCTGGATCCAGTTGCAAGGCTATAGACTCACAGAAACAATAGTAAACAATGTTGTGCAGTTTTAAAAAAGTCTAGGGGCCCCAATGCAAAATGTCCTAACTAAAATAATCGGGACAACCAAACGTCAACTTATTTTTAGACAATAGTCTCTACATCGTGGCTTATCATGTTATAGTGCTCCGCTTATAAGCAAGACTCTATAAGCTGAAACAAACAGGACCGTAGGCGCGTCGTTGCGGCGTGATAGCGCGAATACTTTGCACGATGGCAATTACGATACCCCACAGGCGATGCAACGTAAACAAACGCTTGGTGGCAGTGGGAGCATGGTGTAGCACAGAGCAGCCGCGCAGGTAGGGCGTGTTTGGATGCCGCCCTCGCCTGGGCTTGCCTGCCAGGCAAGCGATCACAGCCCCAGGCGATCGAAATCGAACGCCTGGGGATGCTACCTGGCGTCTGAGCTGCCTGGGAGGCAGCATCCAAACATGCCCGTATAGCATGCATGTTGCAACACGACAGTGCGTGGACAACGCGTTGCATGTGAGGACTTGATCTAGGATAATATAGTAATAGAAGTTTAGGAAGTCAAAGTGTGTAATCTACGAATAATAGAACTGAGACAAGAATTCAGGAGGAGTTTGGGGAGTCCAAGTGTATAATTTACAAGTGAAATGATAACATAGAACAAGATAGAAAACCAAGTAGTATGCAATTTGTGAGTACCACAGGATGTTTGGTTCGCCGAAGCCACTGCACAATTACGGCACGCCATAGATATTCAAACAACTGTTtagtacttcctccgtcccaaattataagtcgttttaactttttttatacatacattttgctatatatatatataatatgtttaggtacatagcaaattctatgtaaaaaaattaaaatgatttataatttaatttggaacgaagggagtagaTGATTTAATGTAGCTCGTCATAGAAAACTACAGTTCAAAGATTCTCTCTCAATCCTAAAATAAACGCAAATCTATAAGaaataatatcaatatttgtatctctaaacaaatttattatgaaagtatattccatGCTCAGTCTAATGATGCTTATTATACATCATAAACATTAATATATTTGTTCCAAAAAACattaatatatttatatatatatttgatcaaactttaaaagatttgattttttaaaggtaagatgtgtatttattttggaATGGAGCGAGTATCAGAAACCTTTAAAAAAAACTGAGTACAACAAACTTATCACACTTAAAAGACTCGGCAGCCAATTTGAGCACCACAACCGTGGCAGCGCCCCAACTGCGGTGTGGCTCGCAGCGCAGTCAGAGGGAGACTCGGCACAACAAGTTCGACAACCTTGGCTCCCAGCCTTCACACACATTCCGCTCCCAACCTTGGCTCGCAGGAGGGATACTCTCGTATCTAAAGATGGCAACTAGCCCCGATATCCGATACTTGACGGATATTTAATTCATTAGGAGATAGGGATGTGATCATATCTTTACCTGCGcgtatctaaatgggcaagaattcaTCCCCAACGGGTATAGcaggtacgggaacgttccctgtttacccattcccgttacccgttggggaactcgactatttgagctgtcatgcgagtattaggtccAAAGAAGCTCAGCATAGGTATTTTGattcaaatctgaacaatcatatatatagtttatgtgttctaggaaccctaattcaatttttcctcaccatctccgccagcagcacaagcacgcctgcctcaggagcgctcgtgcccctcgcttcctcagttcggtctttctgtcacctttgctcgtcctcctcgcaacctcgctccttctcctcggcatctccgagactccgacacttatacccgtaTGAAGAataaacgtctccgattgcaaagctgcgaccccaagtgtccttattTATTAGGTATGCAGTAcgatatctgttacccgaccgatacccgacgggtatgggGATGAGCAAGAATCTATATCAAGATAGTTAATGAGGATGAGGACAGGATAAATTCTTCGTAGCGGAAAAGAAAACGTTTCGGCGATAGTTCGGGTAtatcccgttgccatccttaggccccgtttggtagTGCTTCACTTtactagtgaagccatttttttttttgcttcagctccacaaacagttccaccggtggagctgaagcggttttggtaaaccgtttggtaaaatggcttccctgtgagagcatgtttttagaggCCTGGAGGAGAAGCCAGGAgaagctattttttttttctccatCTCACCCTAAATCACTGTAAGAGCATATATTTAgaggcttcacaagtgaagctattttactttactcGATAGAAAACAGCTCCAACAGCTTCTAAAGCCAAACGAAGCCTTACTCGTATCTCCACTCAAGTAATAGCGCCGGCCCAGCCCAAATTCCTTCTCGCCGCTGCGACCTCCGTGCTCCGGCGATGCAGCGGATTTCGCTGCGACTTctgcgctcctcctcctccgcctccaccacctcctcctccctccgTGGCCTGGCAGTACCCCGCGGCGGTTGGCCCGCCCGACCGGCGCTGCAGCCTCCGGTGCGAACCGCGGCGCCGGCCGACCACACCCGGTGGCCGCCGCAGAGGGGTTACTCCCAGTTTGCCAGCGGGTTCACCCCGCTGAAGCCGAAGCCGCTGGGATCCATCCTGGACATCGAACGCGCCAAGGGCCTCTCCCCCGAGCACCTCGTCGCCGCCTGGGATGACGTCAGTCCCCGCCCCCTCACTGGTCATTTCATTATTTCATTCGTTTTTTGTGTGTCTTATATATAAGAACTGAGGAGATCCAGCTTGGTACTTATTTTAAGCACTGTGCCTGAAACGAATTTTGTGTGTGAGGCTATGTGAATGATCTGTTAAAAGGAAGAGAGGAAATGATATAAACGTTCATTCAAATCTGCTGACCTTTTCAATTGCAATTGACTTTCTAAGATGTTTGATAATGTGGAAGTTTGGACTTAAATTATTGCTAATAGAAGAACATGTCAGCCAAGCAAGTAGATTTATTTCTCTTACCATGTTTAAGGAGAAAAATAAGAAATAGCGATGATGTTTTGAAGCTATGGTAAAATTGGCCGTTTTGAAAGGTTCTGTTGAACTAACTTATTGAGATAATTAGGATAAACTGTGCTATAGAATCTCAATGGTGGTGATGTGGCCTCCACAGCATCATTCTAGTTACGTATTTGTGTTTTCACTTTTCAGTTCCAAGGATATCAGTATTTGACAGCATTTGTCCAACTGTCATGTCACTCTAGTGGCATCTCTGATTTTGCTTGTTTGCACCAAATAGTGAAGGGATTGGGCAAGTGGGTAGTATTCATTGGAAAGTTAAACAGCATTAGCACAATACTTTTAGAAACATTGCATTTTGTTATGGCTTCGATTGTAGAATTTAGTGCTGTAACCAACATTAGAGAAACATTATTTGTTGAGGATAAAACTGGCATTGTAGTTATAATCAGCATTGTTCTCAAAGGTGATTCTTAAGAACCATACTTTTTGTGCCGTAGGATGCATACATCCGTGCATGTGTGTGCATGTTGGGGGATATTCTCTTACCTTTTTGAACTTCTATATTCAGAAGGATTAACATTGCGGCCTCCAACTCTCTTATTTGGCCTGTTTAACCCCAAAATAAAGGTCAACAACAATAATTTTGAATGTAATATGAAATTGGTAATGTTTATTAAATTCTTTCGTTTTTCTGCATCAGTCATTCAGACTTTTGTATTTGTGCTGATGTTTTGTGTTCGTGACTTGTGTCACTCTTCCTTTTCTTGAATATTAGTATCATTTAGGAAGGGGTCATATAGGTGCATCTATGAAAGCGAAGCTTTACCATCTCTTGGAACAAAGATCAGATTCATGGTATTTTTCTTTAACTTTGAGTTACTGGTTGCAGAGTTTGCAGTACCATGATTGTGAATTTACTAATCTAATTTTGTTTGTATTTTAGCCGTCACTTTATTATTCCTTTGTGGAAGGGAAGTGGATACACCACTATGTTCATGCAAGGTACTGCTCAGTTCTTCGCTAAATATTCATAATTTTGATTGATCGTtcttgttttcttattttccCCACTGAATATAGCACTAGCATTCTAGCTACCTTTGTTCATCCTTAAATCGTTTCCCTTTATTGTGGAACTGCCTACTGTTGTGTTACACGTTTTGTTTACTTTGTTTAAATGGACCCTTAAAAAACAGCCTTGtaatacaaagtgtagaactAGGAAGCTGAATACCGATATGATATTGATATCAGCATTATTGTTTTTTCTGTGCTTACAATCAAGATAAGCTTATTTTATGCTTTACCCATCATCGTCCTTCATGTATCGCACCAAATTTGATGCACAATCTGTGGTCAGCTATAACTAAATAACACAAGTTGCATGATTCGTGCATCTAGATCTGAACATTTAACTTAAATGTTCATGGTATTAATATTTTCTCAAGGTATAGCAATAAGGGATTAGTCTGTCCTCTTATAATTTTTGAAGTGGCACTTTTGGACAGGAGGAAAAAGGCATTAACTATGTAAACCTTTTCACTCAAGAAATAAACAATTTAATACCAAAGGGCCTGTTTGGGAAGCATATAGTGGTAAGTTTGCATGACATGCAAAAACCATTGGCACCACTTactatttttgagctcattgtagTAGCTGGCCTAATTTATTTAACCACGAGTTTGTTAGAATTCACACTGTTCTCTTTTGAACTTTTTTGGACTTACTGTTTCCTTTTGCTATACAATGCCCCAGTCCAGATGCCATACATGATCTTCACAGGACTTGAAGACTATAAAGCACGAGGCACTCAAGCAAGTCCTTACTACACAGTCACTCATTACACAGAGTTTGCAGAAACCAAGGACACAGTGCTTATTCGAGGAGATGTTGTTTTCACAAGCAAACTAACTGATTCAGAGGCAAAGACTCTTCTAGAGACTGCTCACTCATTCTACCTGAATGATGTGAGGTACAGACTCGTGGAGCGATTCAACAAAGAGACTCATGATTTTGAGTTCGGGGACGTCCTTCAAGTGCTTGACATGCCAACCATGTGACCTAGTTTAATTCCCAACCAATAGCAAATATTCCTAGAGCACATTGATTTTCTGTCACCTCAAATCCTCAATTTAGCACGGGAGATTTCTTTCTTGCATCGTCAAAGGGAGTAAGATGGAGGCACTGGATATCATACTGCCTTTGCTCACCAAGCATTCTGTGTCGATTTTGCTGACTGATTACACCATTAGAAATTTTTGCTGATTGCTGTAAGCAGATGAGGGTTTTCAGGGCTGGGACACATTCTATATATTTTCTGTTGTATTATTGTACCCATTAGATCCAATAATAACATTTTTACCATCTTGATGTATTTCCCTTTAATAACTTGGTGGAAAACATAAAGCAatttgtttgtgggcttgtggctaACTGATGGCAAATCAAACAAAAGGTCAGCGCGGGTTAGTGCTAAAGTCACCTAGTCTTGTTGCGGAAATTAGCAGATACCTTTGGTGCTTCGGAGTTGATTTAGCTTTTGTTGATCGGAAAAAGGGTTATTGCTGTTCTGACTTCAGGTTTTATGACATGGCGCCAAATGCTGTTAGATGGATTTTCTGGTGGGTGGTGGCCTCCAAGAGTCTCTTTTAACCTCACTATCTAAATTATTATTTAGAGTCATTTAAATAAAAATTGCTCTCAATATCTTTTATCCTCCAACACGTTCTTTATATCTTAGTGCACACTTTAGGGAGTTAATCATGCTCTTAAGAATAGATTATATCTATATTTAGGGATGTAATTTAAGATGCTGTTGGAGAATATTTTTTCTCATCAAAGTTTCTAATCCTATAAATAGACTCTTGCAGAGAAATTGTGGGTGAAAGTAGCCGAACTGATTAGCGGAGATGCGACGGAAGGACTGAAGGAGGCAACCTAACGAGACTTTCTGCCACATGTGGCATTTATAATTGCAACATCATATTTCTTATATGAGACTAAACTTTATTTGATCCTTAGCTAGAAGTTCATTCTTGCATGCTCTTTTATTTAGTTCCTTGTATGCAGGGAGCGTGACTCATAAAAGATATAGTTTGGTTGCTTGTATGAGTACAAATCGTGTACAATAATGCTCCGCAGCGAGCGTCCGGACGGACGGACCCGACCCGCCCGACCTGACCCACCCATGACGCACTCCGCCTTATCCTTCCCGCGCCGCTCGTCAGTTCGCTTCAAAAAAAAAGCGCTGCTCCCTTCTCCAGCGCCAGGCTGCTCGTCACAGGCAGCGCGAGGCCGCTCACCACGGCCTTTTCCAGTTCCCTCTAGCACCGCGGCACCGCATCCGCCCCCATCCCACGCTGTCCGCAAGACAGCGTCGCTTCCTTCTCCAGCTCGAGGCTGCTCGCCCCAGGAAGCACGAGGCCGCTCGCCGGAGCCTTCTCCAGCGCCCTCAAGTGCCGCGGCGCTCCGCCTGTCATACGCCGCTGCCTGTGGTGCCATCTCCATCCCGCCGATGCTATCTCCGCCACCAGTCGCCTCACAGCCTGCCGTGCGGACGCCCCGAGCTCCCCGCCCCCGCTGAGTGCACGCCTCGGTGCAGATCTGTGATGCCACCGCTAGAGCCGCCACGTCAAGCCTCGTCCCCGAGCTCCCCTTCGCCTACGTGGAGCCACCGCAGTTCCTCACCAGATAGCCCATGGCCGCCGGTGACAATGTGGTTTCAAGTGTTTCGGGtctatgtttcagttgtttcatacGTTTGTTTCAAatttttcatctggatgtttcaaaagtagatcttggtgttgcacatgttgcaaggctacacacgcatgtttcaaacgcgtgtttcaagtgtttcatctttttagacgtatgttgcatatgttttatctgaatgtttcaaaagtagatcggatgttgcaccGTGCCGGGTGGCTGGTGGAGAGCGGCCTACCGCAAAGATTTGGCTCCTACCTCACGCTTTCCTCACGCAGCGCGCCTCGCcctctcttctccctcccctccctttcccttccctccatctcgCCATGGCCGTTCGAGCTCGACCTGATCTCCTTACGGACGAGGGATGGGTGATGGGTGCGGGACAAGGGAGTTGCGTGCGTCGGGCACAAGCGAGGGAGCTCCGTACGAACGGGCGTGGCCTCCGGAGCGGGATGGACACTCAGCAGAGGGGGCTACGTACGTCGCGGTTTTTTTATTCAAGTGTACATCGCGGTTGGGAGCGGGATGCAGGCGCGGGCGAATGGGAGCCGCGTCCGGACACAGGCCTAGGGCTGGATGTCCGGGCGCTAGGCTTGCCAAATCATGTAACATGAGtgtatcaaaataaatattaaaatattgATTATTTTATGATATTATGTCATAATAACATTTAACTTTTCTTATCAAGGCTTAATTTGTTCTAAAATCACTTAATATTCATAATTATTTGCTAATGACGTCATTAATTGTACAAATACCCGCTAATTCTCGCACGGGCAAGCCTGGCTCACCGGATAAGACATGTGTTTCCCTTGGGCCTGGCTCGAGGGAGCCCTTTTGGATGCACGCGGCGTGTCTCAACGACACGGCTAGGCATCGAAACACatgggccccgttcgctggtttgAAACTTGGCTGTAACTGGCtggttgtgtgagagagaaacactgttcgGCTGGTTTGATGAACAGTAAATTGTGAGGGGGAGCAGCCGGCTGGTCTGGAACTTCCAGACCAACGAACGGCCCCATGGTTCCTACACATGATGGGCTTAGCTAGAGACGATGTGGGCAACCAAACATGTCATCTATGTTTACCCCTGACCAAAGTTTTGGGTCGGGTCAGTTTAGTTCTCCAAACAATTTGAATTAACCCAATTTACCCTTAAATGCCAATTAGCTTTTTAGATAATCGATTCATTAGCTGGCAAAGAAAAACTTGTCTCTCAATCATTCTGTTAATCCTTTAGTAGGCTGCAGGTTCGGCGGCCTTTGTGTGTGAGCACCGTCACCTAAAAGGCCCCCAGAATCACATGAGAGTCGCCGATGAATCCCAAAGGAGGAAAAATACAGCTCATAAAATCAGCTCCACTCCTGCCTGCGTGTTGAGTAACCACAGATCCAAAAACATATGCAAACTGCTCTCACATGCACTTTTGTCTGATGGGTGAGGCTTTGCAGCGAGCGTCGGAAGTATGTACGTGTTCGCCGGAATCCGGCTGGAAAAGGTGAAGTTTTAACGAGGGCCAGGGGCGAACGCGTAGAGCAGGCGAGGAGCCTCAAGAGGATATAAAAACCTGCCTCCTAGTCACCCGTCTCATTCGAGTGCTCTGCCGGCCTACTGCTGTACGCGGAGGTAGCTAGCTGCCGAGATCTTTCTTTCTTCTCCTCTTGCCTGCCACTTTGCACGTTGTGGGCGGCGCCTGTGCGTGCTTCCATTGGTCGGTCGGTCCATCATGGGGAGCCAGCAGAGGCAGCGAGCGATTACAGGGCTTTGGCCAAACGCTGATGTCTTATATTGTGTATAAtctgttctcccttttcttcaaTCTTAAATCATAATGTGtagggacggacaacgcttgttcgtggtcggcttagctagtgggtgctcgacaaTACTAGCGGGTGCTggacaagactggtgagtggttcactcacctgagccggtgatcctgtgggatAACAAAGTgatatcggagccgtacaagcgccgtcgctagactaaccgctggcgatgatggaCGGTTCGAAGATGGCGGCAGCAGTGGCACTActatggctgcccagccacgaccggaggtcgttgttcgcacggtgcgggaggtcagcggcaccaactatggagagttctcagtgaccatgaaggtcaagctcagagcccgacggctctagaatgcaTTTGACAAGGACACTGACCATGATGAAGATAACATGTCAgtattggaggctatcctcgctgctgtaccgacggagtatagggagccgttggggacgaagagctctgctaaggaggcgtgggagccTATTGCGGTGatacgcgtcggttccgaccgtgcaaagaaggctatggcccagcttctaaagcaggagtacgccaaccttaaGTTCAaagatggtgaaacggtggaggacttttccctccgcctacagacgctcatcggcaagctaaagagccatggcgtcaccatcgacgaaaaggaggcggtctccaagtatctCAACTCCGTGCCGAta encodes:
- the LOC136471594 gene encoding uncharacterized protein isoform X1; protein product: MQRISLRLLRSSSSASTTSSSLRGLAVPRGGWPARPALQPPVRTAAPADHTRWPPQRGYSQFASGFTPLKPKPLGSILDIERAKGLSPEHLVAAWDDYHLGRGHIGASMKAKLYHLLEQRSDSCRHFIIPLWKGSGYTTMFMQVQMPYMIFTGLEDYKARGTQASPYYTVTHYTEFAETKDTVLIRGDVVFTSKLTDSEAKTLLETAHSFYLNDVRYRLVERFNKETHDFEFGDVLQVLDMPTM
- the LOC136471594 gene encoding uncharacterized protein isoform X2; the encoded protein is MQRISLRLLRSSSSASTTSSSLRGLAVPRGGWPARPALQPPVRTAAPADHTRWPPQRGYSQFASGFTPLKPKPLGSILDIERAKGLSPEHLVAAWDDYHLGRGHIGASMKAKLYHLLEQRSDSCRHFIIPLWKGSGYTTMFMQDAIHDLHRT